CTACGAGCATTATGGTTTATTAGGGTGAGGTAcatttgattcatgcttgaaTAATAGTTTGAATTAGAATCATTGTTATTAGAGTAATTTAGAGATTGTgaatctataataaaatatttttgagaaaagGATCAAGTTTGTTTAGAAAATCGACTCTCTTTTATAGGggtgaagttaaaattttgtttcaaagGATCGGAATTAAGtcataaattttgaatgaaatttcaCCATTGTATTagctaataattttatatttttttcaaggattaaattaaaatcttatcattttgagggtcaaaatgtaattttaccattactaatttataattttataaattttaaaaggtaaaaaatacaattttctGCTGGTGTTTGCTAAAACACCGATGAGAGGAGGGAGACTGAAAAGGTGCATCGTTGAGAGGAAGATTTATCGGATGTTGGCAACATGGTGATGGTCGGGAAAACTGAGTTTAGTTTAAGGACAACTTGATGGGTGTTAGTGCTAATCTCAACGAGGATGACGTTGATTTACAAGAAGGGTACTGTTAGTGCTAGTTATAATTGCTAGCTACAACGCCAGTTATACCTTAAGGAAAAGCTGACGGAACATTATATTTTGCTTTATTTGATTGGCATGTTTTGACCTTTAATTGTTGATCTCTTTGAAGACTTTTAGTGGCTCAATTGAAGTACCCTTAATTAAGAAATTTGATCTTTAGAGAGTTTGATGACAAGATCTTTGCCAAATATACttattattgaataattttagtggAATTAGAGATTGATATTGACTGTAATTGAACAAGCCATTATGCTTCTATATCAGATGGCCAATTTAGGTTAGAAGTACAAGAGTGAGAGCAGCTAATTTGTTCAATTAGGAACTATTTTTATGAATGCAAAACTATAAGTAAACTGAATTGTGTACATTAGTTCACACCTGAGCTTTTAGGGAGGAAAGTCTTGGAGGAAGAGTGATCTAGTTCGAAGTATAGGAGCGAGGTTACAATTTGGTGAatgaattaaacttaaatagTAATCTGTACTTGTTAATTATATAGCGGATTACTCTCTACATAAGACCCCGCAAATGTAGGAAGTTTCCGAACTATGTGAACAAACTAATCGTGTatccatttttataattagtaGTGACTTAGTCCAGTTGAACTGAAAAAATATCTGCtaagtaaaaaaatcaatgagctTTTAAAAGTGATGTACACCTTAACACTAAGGTTGTTGATGGAATCCCttcgatcttttttttttctaagagGATCCATGCATTGATGGAAAAAAGCATGTTCCAAACTATTGTTATTAAATCGCTTGGGAGGAAAATTAGACCGTGGGTACAAGATCGAAAAGAATGCATTGGATGGATGCCCGGGCATTGAGAAGGAAGGACGCTTTCAGAGGCGAAAGGCCATGGGGAGATACCGTCTGTGATCCATGGATCTCCGATCGGGAAACTGTATCCAAGCTCCGTGGCTAGTCTGCGCTCTTTGGACTTTTAAAACTTAGCGAACTGAAACATCTGAATAGCTAAAGGAAGGGAAATCAACCGAGACCCCGTTAGTAGCGGATTGGGGGTTTAATGTTTCGCTTAACGAATTTTGTGCactataaaagttaaaaacgTCAATCTAACTCATGAATATCGAGAATTAGTattatttagcaaaattttaagatggatataattatgcaaaagtACTAGTAGAAGCTTCATGGGTGGTGTTTGAACAATATCTTATTGTTCAATTTAGGTCACCCACGTTTTCAACATCGGAAGAATACCCTCATAAGGTGATGATATCAATTTGCTTGTCCAGTCTATCCAGAGCAATGCACAGGAAGAGCTTTCTTACAGTGATTGGGAATGACGGGTAATCAAAATTGATTATATCACCATTAAtgacaaaacaaaacaaattaaatcaaaggtaagtaactatttttgtagtttacttAAAATGTGTAAAACTACACGCGATTAACCTGAATttcttcaatttgatatttgaggATGTTTTTTGTTAAACACTTGAGGTTAGTTTCGATGTTCAAATTTGTACTTAAGTTTCTTTTATTCCAATTAAGTGCCTATTGTTTTTTACTAAAACACAAGTGTCGAGTATTTATTGTGTCATATATAGTGGCGTTTGGTTTAAGTACCGAATTAAGCATTGAAACTAAATTCAGATACCAAATAGATACTAACCCAAAATTGTATGAGTTATTTATTTAGTGAAGGAGGAACACTAGGTTGTCACCATCAATTTTGTGGTGGCGATCTTCATGATTCAGCTCTTGATTTCCCTATAAtatattctcaattaatttcTCAGCCACATAGGcatgctttattttatttttttaaaatatttttattgattggatacgtatatacatataatatgtatgtgtatgtgtacgtgtatatatatgtgcatgAAGTGAGGTGTTTGGGCAGTGGCATTGCATTTACAAGCCTCTTTTCAGTTTGTGGCAAAGTCTTGTATTAGGAGCTTTATCGGCAGTGAATAATCAATGGCTGAGCAGACACTTGAAACCAACTACTTTACCCTTGGGGGAATGCCAATTTTTGTCATCTTCAAAGATGCAAGGTAATCTTCACTAACTATTTGCTATAATTtggtgatttatttattttttaataatttcatctttcaaatgatttaaaaaataataattgttatCATTCGGTtgatatgtaaaaatttattattgattcaatacgattaattgaattttcagaTGTCATTAATCTTGTGCATAAATAACAATTGTAGGACCAACCAGGCTGAATTAAAGTGAAagtattaaatttcaaatttcaatacgGCAGGTGGTTAAAACCAGATTTAGGCCAATATAGATGTTGTTGCACTTTACACTAACGAAATATCTGTTCAAACTTGAAGGCCTGTCCATTATTTAAGaggattttgataaaaatgttatacttgaaaaatagatttgataaaaaatttatccaatttgaaaaattgaatcaaacttGAACCTTCACATTCAGGGGTAGCCAAAGGGTGCAAGATGGCCCCTGGCTGGGAAAATTGTTTTATAGCTCCctctcaaaattaaaagactcaatttagtttttttaattttttattaaatgaaaaagtataattcgtcttttttttttaaattaattatttaatttaagtatttttaatacataatttttagCTTTGGCTTCccaaattttataatcttaCCTCGACCGccctaaacaaaatttttggCTTTCCCCCTATTCACATTTAAAGATTGTACTTGAGTAACTCgacacaattttttttcaataaatttatatttcttttattattataaatatgtaatttatatcatatgaaaaacaaaattatatatgtatataatgggttagtatttggtacacgagcaatttttttattccacaaacaatcttaaaaaaatgacatgtgtcccttttttaaatatttatttttaatattatattataacttTATAGGATACTTATCAACCTCTTGACACTACTTGTGAAGTTTAAAAACTTCACTAGTGTATCAACTATTTTTccatatataatactataatataaagagttagtatttggtacattCGCAGTgtattttttattctacaaacagttttaaaaattgacacgtgtcttattttttaaaaatatttattttaatatttttaatattattgctaatgtaaatatgaaaacaatttatctatatttaaaatgttactaAAAGAAagaatgtaaaaaataaatattaaataaaaataatattattaaaaatgagtGGTCCTATACATTTACTTTAAACATGCTTTAGTatgttgttttttaatataatgccTACcacttataatttcataatgctCGAACTAACGTATTTCCGGTTGTTACTCAATCAATTATTCTGCTAATTTTGGttcataataattattatacattttagGCTTGTTTTGAAAACTGATTCAATCGGGATGGAGATATTAAGGATGGCATTCCCAGCAGCCTTGGCCTTAGCTGCTGATCCCATTGCTTCTCTCATTGACACCGCTTTCATTGGCCGTATAGGTCTGCTCTCATCTCTCTCATTCATTATAcatacatgtatgtatgtatgtatgtatgtatgtatgtatgtatgtatgtatgtatgtatgagtCATGTTGGTCATGTGTGCAGGAGCGGTGGAGCTAGCTGCTGTAGGGGTTTCCATCGCCATATTCAACCAAGCTGCGAGGATCACCATTTACCCTCTTGTTAGCATCACAACTTCATTTGTTGCTCAAGAACAAACTCTTGCAGATACCACCATTCATGCCCCAAAATCCGACCATCCTGAAAATGACGGCGGCAACAAGGAGCAGATCATCACTCCCCAAGACTTGGAAAAAGGTTCAGACAAAATAACAAGTACATGTAAGCAGCCGCCATGCGGGGATGATGTTACCAGTGAAgttaaaaaagggaaaagacaTATCCCATCAGCATCGACTGCAATGGTTTTCGGTTTAGTGCTCGGTCTGCTACAAACCCTGTTCCTGGTTTTCGGTGCCAAAATTCTCCTGCTTGTTATGGGTGTCAAACCTGTAAGTTTACTCTCACTGTCACCATACTGTTTGCATTAGTTGcctgttatattatatatactaaacGAGTCCAAATTTATTGAACAGAATTCCCCTATGATGAAACCTGCACTAAAGTACTTGACATTGAGATCCATGGGAGCTCCTGCAGTTCTTCTTTCTTTGGCCATGCAAGGGATTTTCCGAGGTTTTAAGGATACCAAAACACCTTTATACGCTACTGGTATGCACAaggttaaattattagtaattgCTTATAATATATTACCATAGTTTTACCGTAACCCTTTATTCTTTTTGTGGTTACAACAACAGTTGTCGGAGATGTAACAAATATCATATTGgacccaatatttatttttgtgttaagACTAGGTGTTAGTGGTGCAGCCATAGCACATGTTCTTTCTCAGTGAGTAAATTTTTCTTTGCTCtcttatttgcattttgcagtACGGTTACTGGCTGCATATTGAAACTCTAATGGCTATAATGACTGTTGCATGCAGGTATTTGATTACACTGATCCTTTTGTGCCAATTGGTGAAACAAGTGAAACTTTTACCTTTTCATATCAAGGACCTCCAATTTGGAAGATTTCTTAAAAATGGTATTCATTGGTGCAATTATTCCCTTTTTGGCTTTGGTTTAACAATGATGATAATGAAAACTTTCACAGGCGTTATGTTAATGGGAAGAGTTATAGCTGTCACATTTTGTGTGACATTGTCAGCATCAATGGCTGCTAGGCTTGGTCCAACACCAATGGCTGCATTTCAAATCTGCTTACAAGTTTGGCTCACATCATCTTTGCTTGCTGATGGTTTAGCTGTTGCTGGACAGGTACAATCTtcggtttatttatttttcttgaagtacaaGTGTTGGATGAATGTGCAGACATGAATACGAAGATATAACCTTCAAAGGGGCCTCTCAATACCCGCATCTGCATGTTTTAACACGAGTCCGAGTAACTTAACACACTGATTTATGTAACTGAAATGTTCACATTTTAGGCAATTCTTGCGTGTGCATTTGCTGAGAAGGACTATGAGAAGGTGGCAGCAGTGGCAGTTCGGGTATTGCAGGTACtgctaaaaggaaaaatagtgaAACTTGATGAAGTAGCTAAGCAATTTCCCTTGTGGACATGTTTTTATGATTATAATGACATGCATGCATGATctcaatttcacttttttaaTGGATTTGCAGATGAGTTTTGTGATGGGAATGGGGCTAGCAGTTGTGGTTGGAGTTGGTTTACACTTTGGGTCAGGGATCTTCTCCAAAGATGCTGCTGTTTTGCGCCTTATCAGCATAGGAGTAGTGGTATGTTTTAGTTCttcatgtatgtatgtatgtatgtatggtcTTATCTGAATTTGTCTCTGCCTATCAGTTTGTAGCAGTTACACAACCAATCAACTCGTTAGCTTTCGTTTGTGATGGCGTAAACTTTGGATCATCTGACTTTGCTTACACAGCTTACTCCATGGTAATAGTCTAACAAGCTTGCAGTGCACCTCGTCcagatatataatatatatatatatatatataagttgcAACTCTGTTAGGAGAAGTTTGTTAAGACTGGAGTGTCATATGTGGGATGTACTCCGTAACGGGTCAGTATTATACTCAATAAAGATTGTCTTTCAACTCCGATATAAGTTTAAGTACTAGAGAAGACAATAAATTCACAAAGTGGGAACAACTCATTGAATGTCTAAATAAGTTAACCATACACAATTGCACATAGCCTGACTCAAATCCATGCCATAAACTTATAGGGTATCTTTTGAGTGAGCATGCTACCACTTGAGCTAGGTGCTCACCCAATGATAGCATACAAGTTTTAGAATGTGGGTTTGTGTCAGACCATGCAAAATAGAGCATGGTTTGTCTGTTCAGACATCCAACAAGGtgcttttgatttttgaatCTGTCTTTTCAGACACTCGAGTTCTTATCAAAGTCGAGAGATTACACTGACCCAGTAATAGGTCCACCAGCTCCCGATGAATAACACCTTGCAAACTTCTCTCAAAGGAGTCAGAAATCACTCCACAATATACATATGCTGATTGATTTGTTCTTTCTTCAGATACTGGTAGGTGGAGCAAGCATTGCATCAATATTCCTTCTCTCCAAAAGCAATGGTTTTATAGGAATCTGGGTTGCATTAACCATTTACATGGTTCTGCGTGCCTTTGCTGGTATTTGGAGGTAAAAACAACACCCTTCTTACTCCCTattatatacacacacacatatatataaccaTCCATTATCCATATCATGGTATGATGAATGTTGTTGAACAACATTTATGCATCAAACAAGTAACATGGAGAATGGTGTTATACTTTCAGGATGGTGACTGGTACAGGACCATGGCGCTTCCTAAGGACTCCATTGTAATTTGTAACCTCAAGAAgcagagaaaatgaaaaaaataatggaagttattgttgttttattgaaatttcagcTCTGTGTATGTGAAAGCATATTAATGCTCTTGTTATGTGTTTGATTGCCTAGGCATGGTTTGTTCCTTAACCCCTTTTTTTCTTAGATACCCCCAAAAATATTGGGGGTGTCTTGTAACAGTTTTATGCACAACAATgtgttgtatttttaattattagtagTTGTTTTCCTGTAGTTGTTAATAAAGAGTTGCGAGTtgaaatattcatatatgtttgttgattgagttttagttcgattgATATGAGCGTTTTGTCAATTTAGGAAGATATAGGTTTGATTGAATCTATTAAAGCGCAATATACTCTTACTTATAGGTTGGGTTCTTcccctttcaaaatttttggaataTTTTATCATGCTTTTgaaatttgttgaaaattttaatttaatctcttaaatttttaaaattttgaaatgttttattataaattttaatttttgaacaaattaattaattttttattttttcgaaattctcattaattttacaaaacttttaaaaattttaattagaccaCATCCAAAATTCACTtctaatgaaatatatatattttctaatgatATAAGATGTTATATGATAACAAAGGTTTAATTAGGCAAATATGtcgattttaaaatgaaataagtgTTTTAGaccattttctttaaatttaggataataaaatgtttttggaGAGATAAATCGAAAAAGCATCCTAGGAAAAGAGcttttgaaaacatttttacaaaacaccttttttaaatacatatttggtTAACTTGTCAAATAATAGTGATTTTATCATTGagttttaggtttaatttatcttctaagcatatttttatatatatatttatttcatgttgtttcaagcttttattattattttaattaataaatattttattttcaagtttttattaataaaaaatattttatacatatcattatgttaaaattttttaattaatgactctttatttgtataaataaattaataattatataataaatattttttaaaaatataaatattttttatatttatcattattttaaatatattttacttttaaaacatcaaaaaaatttgatatatttttctttatataattattaatttatttatataaataaataaaggaattattaattaaaaatattttaacataatgatatatataatatatttttattatataactacatatttattattttatttatataaataaaagagttattaattaaaagatgaattaaaaattaaaaaatttaaaaaatatatttattaattttaaaacttgaaacaacatgaaataaaaatacaaaagcatttttcaaaaagtgttattaattagttgatgtttttaaaaaataatatattttgtagAAAGCTTTTTTCAAAAGGCACCTTTTTCAAGATGCGTTTTTGGTTTCTCTCTCTAAAAATGGtctatttccctaaattttgggaaaaaaagaCCTAAAACCCTCATTTCGTTTTAAAATCAACATATTTACCTAATTAAACcctataataaaaaatttaaatgtgcTTAGAGGAGGAATTGAACTTGAGACTCAAggataaaatcactttaatttgACCATCTAATTAGAGGAGCTAATGTatcaaaagaaaacatattttgCAGAAAGTGCTTTTCTAGGACGTGTTTTCGATTTATCTATTAAAAAACAACTTAATTCtctaaattttaagaaaacaaaacctaaaaccctcattttgttttaaaatcggcatatttacttaattagaaGCTACAATAAATGTTAGAACCCAAACAAATACCATAATAAATGAGCCAATGATTAAAATAGTAAAGCTTGGTTATTATACTAGCAATCATATATGTATTGGATGCTTTTGGTCCCTAAAAGGGGAAGCTTTCATTTATGTTGGGGGTCCTCACGTATGAATATGGTCTAATACATTTGATGCACATCAAATGTTGAGTAAAGTGTCAAACTCaatattttttaaggttttgaattttagtctcataaatgaatataaaatgcTAAAAGAATTTATCCTAAAATGATATTCGATCGGACTCGATTTCAGATTTAATCAAAACCTTAgatattaaaaatcaaagacCGAAAGAAAAACATTTGATGATAGTTTGAGAATCCAACCTTATTCAATTCTAAATTTAATCGAAACCAATATAAAAGTCAAAGAccaaaaagattttaaaaaaaaaaacatttgatgATGCTTTGAACCAAACTATTAAACCTTAAATTCCCAATAGACCATTAAAGGCAAAAGGCCCCTGTCCGTACGAATCACTGACAATGCCATTTCATGTCTAAACTCCATTAAAGACCACCCCACATACTTTTATAATGGTGTGAGTGGTCGGCATCATATGATAGGTACCATCATCCCACTTCCCCTAAACAAAGAGGCCACCCTCccccatcatcatcatcttttgaAAGTTGGATCCACATTACTGCCTTTTCCACCAACCACAATACCGAACCCATGTTACTCAGACTCGAATGTAAGCATCAAATACGACTATGTACCCGACATGACTATGATTAACCTTTTCCAAGTTTGAAAGCATCAAATATagatacttcaagaaaaatgagtATGAGCAACGACCTCCAAGAGGGGACCAGTACCACACCCCAGATTTTCCCCAATCATGAATTATAGATCACATGAATCAAAGTCATCATCCATTAAGGAGAACCAAggcaaaagaaaacaaaagcaaaagaGAAAGCTGAAAAGTAGAGCACAACAAACCATATGCAtaggacaaaaaaataaagatattgaaataataacttaaaaacCAGGGTTTACATCATTCAGAAGGAAACACATTAGCTTAACATGATCTCGTAAAATGCATCAtcagtttttcttttcactGATCTAAGGAAAATATTGAAAGTAATACGAAGACAACAAAATGGTACAAAACCTTAAACCGCAGAAGCGCTTGAGTGCTTAATATTAGCCCGAGTAGAGGCTTTCCTACATCTTTTCTGCTGGAACTCTGCTGCAGCTGatacaataaaatgattaaaaagaatttatagaataaaattCCCATTCTAATCTTTCTGCCACGATTAGTTTTATCTGCTGTCACCACGAGTCAACTTCCTGTTGTTATCTTTCTCGAAAGACCAACAAAATATGTACCTTCAGAAATCTGTTTCTCTACACAACAAGCTGATCAAGCTGCATTTGCTCGATCCAAGCTCCTAAAACGGAATGATCCACAGAATTGATCTGGGAATTGGAATCATTGGAAATGTCACCGGATGATGCACCATGTGGAGCAGGAGCTACCAGCTTCTCTTTCATCATCTCAGGTGGGGATTCCTTTACAAGAGACTGGCCCCAAGATAAGTCGGGCCCCTCGCTACTGTTACGAAGCTCGTATGATGATTTTCGTAATTGACCCAGTTCGTCTGCACTAACTGACCAGTTCAACTTTCCATTAGGCGAACCCCACTTGGACCAAGGAGAATTCACAGGAGATCCAAGTTCCCTAGAGCTAAGGCAGCTTAGCTGCTGCTGTCGTTGCTTCTCAAGCTGAACATGTGCGGACAAGCGAGCAGCCATGGGGGAGATTGGCTCAGTACTTCTAGGTGACATTCTTCCAGGAGACCTGACACCGAATGAAGCCTGCAACAGTGGGTGTTCAACATTTCTTGGTGCAAAAACACTTGTATTGATTGGAGATAACTTGCTCTGTTGCTGTTGAAACTGATTAAGGACAGCTGATTTATGGGTAGGGGAAAATATTGTAGAGGCAGCTGACTGATCAGTATATCTAGGAGATGAAGAGATCTCCGCAGAAAATAGCTCTTCAAGGTTTGAAGGAGTTAATGTTTTGGATCGACAAGAGCGACTCACAGACACTGGACTGTTATGAGACTGGGAAACACAGGTTAAATCATTTAGAATCTGTTCATGAGCATCAAAATCAGGCCACATGTCGAAGCCCTCACATGGGATATCTCGGGCACTAAGGGAGGATCTCAAGCGACTTGATTGAAAGTTGCTTCCAGGGAGATGAAGTGTTGGAACATTTGGTTGGGGCCACGCTGCAGATGAGTGTGAAAGGCCATTAGCAGATGGAGACATAGGCTGATTGAATGGTGAAGGGGATAAGGCAGATACTGATGAGGGTGAACCAGGTAAAAGGCCCATAACAGCAGCCATGTCCATGACACTAGCAGCAGATGCAGATGAGCGTGGAGAGGGAACGGCTGAGCCAGTCGAGACATACAGTGGGCGGAGTTCCTCAGCAGTGTGGGCGAAAAAGCATACCCGCCTATCACAACTTGTGCCATCCTTGCACATCCGAGTGCGGTATTGTGCTGGATGTAGCCAACATTCAAAAACTCCATGAGCATATTCACACATATCCCCTCGTCTACAAGCCCCTTTTCTGAAATCAGGGCATGGCACACAGCTGTAGTGGTACTTGCGCGGGTCCCTTCTCCGTGCATTCTCTCCTGGATGAACAAATGGACACTCCGTCCAATCATGAGAGTATGCTCTCGAACAAGGACGGATCTTGAATGAAAACATGCGGAACTCATCAGCTGCATAAACACTGTTCTTGATATCAGGGAGAGATGGATCAACAGGGTACTCTTTCCTCTCTGTTGTAGAGTTAACAGGTATATCAACAAACTTCGAAGCCATTGGTGAAGATGCTAGGTGTGAAGGAGAGGGTGATGATCGATTCTCCGGTGACGAAGAAAGGGGTGGCAAGCCAGAAGTAGAGTTATCAATGGATATCCGTAAATTCTGCTTCCCAAAAGGGTCATCAGAAACATGTCCCGAAAGAAGTTCTTCCATAACAGCTCTCATGCTTTGGAGCTTTGGATGTACTACAACAACATCAGCAGGTCGACAGCCATTGGCATCAGAAGAATTTGTATCAGCACCAGCTGATAAAAGTAGATTAACAACATCCATAGCATGAAGAGATCCGCCAGAGGCAGCACAATGAAGGGCAGTACTTTTGTCTGTACCACACGATAGGTTGACAGCCTCTGAGTGAGTCAATATAAGCTTAACAACATCAACACTGCCATAGGTAGCAGCAACCATTAATGGAGTTCTATGCTTTGCAACTATTCGGTTTGAGCCTTTTTCACGACAATACCAAAGTCCAACCTCATCGATCGAAGAAACGTCCTTCTCTATAGATTGCTTAATTCCCTCGACATCATTATTAGAAGCAAGCTCATGTAAGCTAGAAAAAGAGTCCtcagttttcacatttaagtgattcatatCTCCAGATTTTGAATGCTCCGGACCAACGCACATGCTTCAATTAGTTGCAAATTCATGAACAAAGAATAAATAACCAATCATATCAAATTCAAGGATGAAATTGCTAAGATCGTTAAACCACATGTGCACATAAAATATCTCAGGAAAATGGccataaaaaatagaaaaagcataagaaacaagaaacaaacataaatcaacCAAATGAGACCTTTAAATGAACAAGGAAAATAAGATTATACAGTAGAATTACTTCACCCTTTAACGAAGAACATGAAACACAAAAAAATCTATTTGTAATTTGATTTTCACAAGctttttaccatatttttaGTAGGCCAACTAATCTAGCTATTGAATTTcaacagaaaaaaaagaacccAACAAGACATTCTAAAACTTTTGTTCACATTACTACATTAGTAGCTATAAGAATCTTAATGTTCTGTCAGATGACAGATCCGATCATAATATGGAATAATCTAAGATAAATACTTAAAAGACAGAAAATTAAGAAAGCCAATGATTCTTATTCTCAagataaaaagaatttttttatcatgaaaAGAGACCATGACAAGAACTATACGACATTGTTTAtggaattttctttctttttctttttttttaaaaaagacatAATATGCAAACAAAGCaagaataaaatcaaaagaGATTTAGTGAATATTTTGCTAGTGATTACAAATTCACCCATAATCCATAGTATTAATCAAGCTTTAAGTCactaatattttcaaaaattaacaaatctaGCATTGctcaataaaatatcaataaatgtcaaaaaagaacaaaaggggaaaaaaaattaGCTAAATCACTTCTAACTTTACTAAAACAGAAAACCCATTACAACGAAGcttcaattttctcaattttcaaccattaaaaaaattaatcgaaaTGCAAATCAGCTGATAACAAAAATCAAAGTTCTAAACAAACTTACCAATAAGAAAAATACAAGTTGAAGCTCAAACTCTCGTAAGCAAAGCAAAGGGAAAGCTTGAAACAGATCTAAGGGGAAAAAAAgggtatatttatatatatagcttAAGTTGTGGAAAGCATTCGAGATATGATTTTAAGGATCTAAAGAGATC
The Gossypium raimondii isolate GPD5lz chromosome 8, ASM2569854v1, whole genome shotgun sequence DNA segment above includes these coding regions:
- the LOC105790294 gene encoding protein DETOXIFICATION 43; translation: MAEQTLETNYFTLGGMPIFVIFKDARLVLKTDSIGMEILRMAFPAALALAADPIASLIDTAFIGRIGAVELAAVGVSIAIFNQAARITIYPLVSITTSFVAQEQTLADTTIHAPKSDHPENDGGNKEQIITPQDLEKGSDKITSTCKQPPCGDDVTSEVKKGKRHIPSASTAMVFGLVLGLLQTLFLVFGAKILLLVMGVKPNSPMMKPALKYLTLRSMGAPAVLLSLAMQGIFRGFKDTKTPLYATVVGDVTNIILDPIFIFVLRLGVSGAAIAHVLSQYLITLILLCQLVKQVKLLPFHIKDLQFGRFLKNGVMLMGRVIAVTFCVTLSASMAARLGPTPMAAFQICLQVWLTSSLLADGLAVAGQAILACAFAEKDYEKVAAVAVRVLQMSFVMGMGLAVVVGVGLHFGSGIFSKDAAVLRLISIGVVFVAVTQPINSLAFVCDGVNFGSSDFAYTAYSMILVGGASIASIFLLSKSNGFIGIWVALTIYMVLRAFAGIWRMVTGTGPWRFLRTPL
- the LOC105790295 gene encoding zinc finger CCCH domain-containing protein 30, whose product is MCVGPEHSKSGDMNHLNVKTEDSFSSLHELASNNDVEGIKQSIEKDVSSIDEVGLWYCREKGSNRIVAKHRTPLMVAATYGSVDVVKLILTHSEAVNLSCGTDKSTALHCAASGGSLHAMDVVNLLLSAGADTNSSDANGCRPADVVVVHPKLQSMRAVMEELLSGHVSDDPFGKQNLRISIDNSTSGLPPLSSSPENRSSPSPSHLASSPMASKFVDIPVNSTTERKEYPVDPSLPDIKNSVYAADEFRMFSFKIRPCSRAYSHDWTECPFVHPGENARRRDPRKYHYSCVPCPDFRKGACRRGDMCEYAHGVFECWLHPAQYRTRMCKDGTSCDRRVCFFAHTAEELRPLYVSTGSAVPSPRSSASAASVMDMAAVMGLLPGSPSSVSALSPSPFNQPMSPSANGLSHSSAAWPQPNVPTLHLPGSNFQSSRLRSSLSARDIPCEGFDMWPDFDAHEQILNDLTCVSQSHNSPVSVSRSCRSKTLTPSNLEELFSAEISSSPRYTDQSAASTIFSPTHKSAVLNQFQQQQSKLSPINTSVFAPRNVEHPLLQASFGVRSPGRMSPRSTEPISPMAARLSAHVQLEKQRQQQLSCLSSRELGSPVNSPWSKWGSPNGKLNWSVSADELGQLRKSSYELRNSSEGPDLSWGQSLVKESPPEMMKEKLVAPAPHGASSGDISNDSNSQINSVDHSVLGAWIEQMQLDQLVV